Part of the Rhodopirellula islandica genome is shown below.
TTCTTTCTGCGGTTGCGAGACGAACGCAGCGCCCAGTCTCGCTTGGATGACATCCTCGGTAGCGAAACTCGCAACGCCATTGCCAAGCACGAGCTGATCGAAGTCATTCGCACCACCAAGGATCGCGAGCCGGACGTCGACGCGACGTTGGTCGACGCACCCGGCAACATCGGCATGCTCTATCCCATCACCCTGGGGCGTGCAGTGATTGAACGCGAAATCTTTGAGAAGGCCGCGAGCAAGCTCAATGATTTTGGAATTGAGTTGCTGGACGTTCGGTTCAAACGAATCAACTACAACGAAAGTGTCCGCAGGCGTATTTTTGAACGCATGATCAGTGAACGACAGCAGATCGCAGAACGTTTTCGCAGCGAAGGCGCTGGTGAGGCAGCGAAAATCATGGGGCGGAGCGAGCGTGACCTGCTGCGCATCGAATCCGAAGCTTACAAAACGGTCCAGCAAATTCACGGCGTTGCGGACGCCAAGGCGACCGAGATCTACGCCAGTGCTTACAACCAAAGCGACGAATCCGTTGACTTCTATGAATTCATCATGACGATGGAGTCGTACCAAGAAATGCTGGATCAAGACAGCACGCTGATTCTCACCACGGGCAGCGACATCTTTCGGTTTCTTAAGAATGTCAATCGGCCTAACAACGCCCCGGCGGCGAGGTAAGCAGGTCGGCAGGAGTCTTTCGGCGTTTGAAATGTCTTGGCAAGTATGGTTGCTTCCACGTACAACCGGGGCTAACGCCCAAACGGCTCACATGGTGATGCCCGATCATTCCTGCCGACCTGCCTAGGAACGCAATCCATCACCATCGATCATCGCCATTTGCCTGATCAGGCACGACCGTGAGAAGATCGGCGGTGGTGCATGAACTGGGACCGCGGCGCGCAAAAGTTGGTGGCCAAGCACGCAGGGCGTCGCCGTGGTCGACGACCTCGCGGGGATCGGTTCCGAGCTGGGGTCTCGCAATGGAATGCCATCCGGCGGAGTCGATGGGCGGCTGTCAGGCCATCACATCGTGAATGACGCTGCCGTGAACGTTGGTCAATCGCCGTTCCAACCCGTTGTGATAAAACGTCAATCGTTCGTGATCCAGTCCCATCAAGTGCAACAGGCTGGCGTTGAAGTCATAGACGGAAGTTGGGTTCACGGCCGCTTTGAATCCGAACTCATCGCTTTCGCCATAGCTGAAACCTTTTTTGACACCTGCACCGGTGAGGAAGCAGGTGAAAGCATCTGGATTGTGATCGCGTCCCGTTCCGTTGGATTGCAGAAACGGCATCCGGCCGAATTCCGTCGCCCAGACGACCAGGGTGTTCTCAAGCAAACCGCGTTGCTTCATATCGGCGATCAAGGCAGCGGTCGGTTGATCCATGATCTCGGCCTGCATCGCGTGCGTCTTGCCGATGTCGGAGTGTGAGTCCCAGTTCGTGATCCCGTTGCCACCCGCGGGATCGCTGCCATTGAACAGTTGAACAACTCGAACGCCCTTCTCGATCAAGCGACGAGCCAGAATGCAGTTCTTGGCATATTCCCCTCGCACCGGACTGCCACCTTCGACACCGTAGGCCTTCAACGTGGCTGCTGTTTCGCCGGAAAGATCCATCACATCAGGAACGGAGGTCTGCATCTTTCCCGCCAATTCGTAGCTCGCGATTCGTCCGGCTAGGTTGGCATCGCCGGGGTAGAGTTCGAGATGCTTCGCGTTGAGTCGTTGCAGCAGGTCAACCGTTGCATGATCCGCATCCGGTGAGAGCCGGCTGGGGCGATGCAAGTTGTTGGGCGGGTTCTTGGCGTTGAAGTCGGTGCCCTGGAAGGCAGCCGGCAAGAATCCGTTGCCAAAGTTGTTCTTGCCGCTCCGGGCCAAACCGCGCGGATCGTTGATGGCGACGAAGGCGGGCAATTCTTGGTTCTCCGTTCCAAGGGCGTAAGTCACCCAGGATCCAAACGACGGGAACCCTTCCATCGTGAACCCCGTGTTCAAGAAGTTCTCGCCCTGTGGGTGGGCACTCGTGTCTGTGTTGAGCGAGTGCAGGAAGCAGAAGTCATCGACTTGTTCCGCCAAATGGGGCAACAAGTCCGAGACCATCTTTCCGGTTTCACCCCGCGGTTTGAAATCCCAAAACGGTTTCGCAATGTTGCCTGTGGGGCCTTCGAAGGTGACCGCGGGGATGCCCGGTGGTTTTTGTCCGTGCAGCTTGGTGAGCGCTGGTTTGTAGTCAAACGTGTCGACGTGACTGACCGCACCAGGGCAAAAAATCACCAGCACCTGTTTGGCGGGCGCATCGAAATGGGCCGGTCGCGGCAAATAGGGTTTGTCGGGATCGATCGATGGGCGAATGGGAGTCTTGCCCCCGGCGGTGCCGACGTCCGATGCAAGCAGTCCATCGGATTGCAGCAAACCTGCCAGGCCAAGCCCAGCGGTCGACAGCCCGGCAGTGCCGAGGAAGCTACGGCGATCCAACAAGCGGCGACCGTGAGCGGAGAGGTTCTCTGGGTTTGTCATGATGTTTCGGTCCCGTGCTATGGAAGGAAGGCGAGTTCGTTGGAGTTGATCAGCGCTCGGCACACCAATGCCAATTCGCCATCGCGTGCCATGTTACGACATGCGGATCGCTCGAATTCGGTGGACGAACGACCGAGCAACAGTTCGAAGCAACGGTCGATGGCGAGGTCGAGATCGTCATTCGATTCGAGCAAGGCTCGTTCCGCGATCCGGTCCGATTGCTCGAGCACGAAGTCGCTGTTCATCAAGTTCAACGCCTGCAGTGGCGTGGTCGAAACCGGGCGTTTCGCTCGAACTTGACCGCAGTCAGGAAAATCAAAGGCAGTGAAGATCTGATCGTCCACTCGCCGCATTCGTTCTTGGTACAGCATCCGCCGCCATGTCTCTGACCCATGGTTGTTGACGACTTCCCACTGAGCGTAAGTCGCTTTTTCGTTGTGGATGCGATAGCTGCGACCGCCAATTCGCAAGTCAATCGAACCAGACGCCATCAAGATGGAATCGCGAATGACTTCGGCTTCCATTCGGCGAGGAGGGAATCGCCAAAGCAAGGCGGAGCCCGCGTCCTGTTGGAGTCCCTGTTCGTTTGGAAGGCTCGATTGACGGAACGCACTGGACATCACCAGCATCCGCAGCAATGGTTTCACCGACCACGCTGGCGTTTCACCATCGGCGGGCGAAATGAATTCGTCGGCGAGCCAGTCCAGCAGTTCAGGATGGGTCGGAGGGGCTCCCGCTCGCCCAAAGTCGCTGGTCGTCGGAACGATTCCTGATCCAAAGACGTGGTGCCAAACTCGGTTGACCATCACGCGAGCCGTCAGCGGGTTGTCCGGCGAGGTCAGCCACTTCGCGAATTCGCGGCGCCGTTTGGGACCGGGAGCGGTTGAGTCGAGACCCAAGTCGCCGGCGAAGATTTCTGGTGCGGCAGGCATCACTTCATCGTGGGGGCTCTCTGGACTGCCACGCAGCAACACGCGGGTCTCAACGGGTTCCACAAATCGCCCCACGAAACTTGGCTGGGGGCCTTCCTCGGACAGCTGATCGATCAGGCCTTGGATGTCGGCAATGATTTGCTTCCGCTCTGGATTCTTCTTCAGCAGTTTTTCACCGACCGCCCAGGTGCCGGTCCATGGTTGCCACGTTCCATCCTCCTGCATGATGTCCATGTCGAACTGATACTTCGGGAGAAACGGCTTTTTGTTGAGGTAGTCCGTGTCGTAAAAGTATTCTCGGTTGTTGCTCAAGCGAAGTCGGTTGATCGTTTGCGGTCCTTGGAAGTCAAATTGAACCCAGGGACGTTCTTCGTCCTTCGCGTCGAGTTTCGTCCGCCATGCCATGGTCCCAAATTCGCCATCGTTGATTCGCTCAATTGGATTGCGGCCGTCGGTGCCCTCCTCTGGGAATCCCGTGACCCGCGTTCCTTCGCGCGCATCGGCGAGGTTGCGGTTCAAACCGTGAGGCCCGAGGACCTCCAGTTCATCCAGTCCCAAGTTGGGCGTTTTGAATCGGATTCGAACGGCGGTGGTGGTCGTGGCTGGGAAATGAAGCTCTCGGTAGGCACCCCAGTCTTCTTCCCAGCCACCGTCGTCACGAAGTTTTTCGCGTTGAGTTTGGATTTGTTGCCACAATTCTTTGCCCCTTTTCCGAAGTGGGTGATCTTCGGAAAACTCAGGGTGGCGACTTCCAAACTCAACGTCTTGGAAGACGGCTGTCATCGAGTAGTAGTCTTGAATCGTCACCGGATCAAATTTGTGATTGTGGCAGCGGGCGCATCCCACGGTGACACCCATGACCGACGCCCCAACGGTTTGCATGATTTCATCCATCCGGTCCGCGCGAGCCTGCCGAATCGCTGTGGGCTCACGTCCGACGGTTGCCGCCGGAACGTGTGGTCCAGCGACCAGGTACCCGGTCGCTTCCCCGGCACCCATGGAATCACCCGCAATCTGTTCTTGGACAAATTGATCGTACGGTTTGTCTTCGTTGAATGACCGAACCACATAGTCTCGGTAGACCCAAGCGTTCTTGCGATACAAGTTGGCTTCGGAACCGTTGGTCTCGGACCAGCGAATGACATCGAGCCAGTGTTGAGCCCAGCGTTCACCGAAGTGGGGCGATTGCAGCAAGCGATCCACTGCCTGCTCGTAGGCCACGTCACCCTGCGCAGAAAAATCGCGAACGAAGGTTTCGGATTCTTCTGGCGTCGGTGGCAGACCTGTCAGAACAATCGCGAGTCGCCGAATCAACCAACGTGGCTCGGCCGGATCGGAATAGTCGAGACCCTCTTCGGCCAAACGAGATCGCAAGAAAGCATCGACCGGTTGCTGCGTCTCTGTTTTGGCTCGGTCGTTCGTTTCCGGGATCACGGGGATCTCGGGACGCACCACAGGTTGGAATGCCCAGTGATCGGATTCCAGTTTCAAAACCGCGTCCATCTGTCCGGGCCAAACGGCACCTTCCGAGATCCAGCGCGAGATCAGTTCGATTTCTTCGGCGGCCAATTGGTCGTCGTCCGGCGGCATCGCCATGTCTTCATCGAGATGCTGAATCACATTCATCACATAGCTTTTTTCAGGGTGACCGGGCACCAAGGCCGGCAAGCCTGAGTCGCCACCACGAAGCATGTGCGGACGAGAATCGAGACGCAGTCCGGATTCTTGTTCGTCTTCACCGTGGCAGTAAATGCATCGGTCCTCCAAAATCGGAGCGATGTCGTTTTCGTAGTCCACCTTTTCGGCGACACCAACGTTGACCATGCACGCCGCCAGAATCAAGAGACTCAGTGGGGCCGCCAATCGTTTTGATTGCATTGGATTTCTCACTTTGCTGCCTCCCATCCGGCATGCCATTGGGCTAAGAGTTGTTTTGTCAATTCCGGTTCTTTGTCGGCGATGTTGTTGGTCTCTTGTGGATCGCGTGAATGATCGAAGAGTTCGACAGCGATCGGGGGTGCCCCAGGATCACGATGGTCTTGCCAGACGACCAAACGATATTGATCGGTGCGCATCGTGTAGCCCATCAAATGCTGTTCAAAGAGTTCGCGGTCCCACTTGGAGCCTTGTTGCTCGATGATGCGGTTTTCGACTTGTTGAATCAGCGGGCCAAACCAGGTTTCTCGCATGCCTTGCGAGAGCGGGTTGGCTGCCCATTCGCGAAGCGCCGGGTTCGGATACTGACTGAATGCAGCCTTCTTCCAGGCTTGGTTGGGATCGTTCATCAGCGGTTGAAAGCTGGTGCCCTCCGTGTGAGCCGGCACCGGGATTCCAGCCAGGTCGCAAAGCGTGGGGTAGATGTCGACCAGTTCCACCAGGGCGTCTGTTTGGGCACCCCGAGCTTGCATGTCCGGAGCCCAGATCATCAGTGGAACGCGGGTCGCAATTTCATAGTTCGTCGCTTTGCCCCAGACACCCATGTCGCCCAAGTGCCATCCATGGTCGCCCCAGACAACAATCACGGTGTTGTCGCGAACGCCGGCCTCGTCCAAGGCGGCAATCAGTTTGCCGATTTGTGCGTCGACGTAGCTCACCGAAGCCAGGTACGCGTGCTTGAGCGTGCGAGAAAGCTCGGGAGACAAGGGGCCGACTTTGGGAATGCCCGCTCGCGTTCGAAGCTCAAAGGACGCGTGCAGGCCCATCGCGGCACCGTTCTTGGGGGCGTTGGTCTCTTCGGCCATTGGAATGTCATTGGCGTCATACATGTCCCAGTATTTGCTGGGGGCACACCAGTTCAGGTGAGGCAATTTGTAACCCATCGCCAGGAAAAATGGTTTTTCGTCTTCCTGGACCATCTCTTTCAAGGTCGCGATCGCCAGTTCAGTGTTGTAGCCATCGACGTAGCCGGAGTCGGCAATGTCGGCTTTCTCGTAGGCCGGCCCCGCAGCCAATCCGCGGCGTGCAGCTTCGCCATACTTTGCCAACATGCTTTTCATGTTGTCCGCCTTCATCTTGTTGTTTTCAGGCAGCGCGTATGGCCCTCTCGGCTTTTGGATTCCGGCGACCCGTTTCACCGATTCACGGTTCCATGACCGACCGTCATCCGTGTCGCCTTGGTGGAAAATCTTGCCACAGTAAGCCGCATCGTAGCCATTCGCGATGAAGTGCTCGGGCAAGGTCAGGATGTTGGGTTGCAATTCGCGGAGTGAGACGTAGTTGTGATAGAGCCCGGTGGTGTCGGGGCGCGCTCCTGTCATCAAGCTCGCTCGCGACGGACGGCAAATTGCCTGTTGGCAGTAGGCTCGGTTGAACAGCAACCCGTCCGACGCCAATTGATCCAAGTGAGGCGACTTCGCAATCGGTGATCCATAGCACCCCAGTTCGGGACGCAAGTCATCGATTGCAATGAACAAAACGTGGGGTTTCTCGGCTGCCAACCCAGTGGATTGCAGAATCAGGCCAAGAGACAGTGTGAGTAACAAACGAAACATGCTTCTCGGTGGGGCGATGGGGAGAAAGGATGGAGGCAGTGGGGGCGAAGGGGGGCGAGAAAGGTTGGGGCACGTCGGCTGGCATAGGCTTCCAGACGGTGATTGTTCAAACACAGGCTGGAAGCCGGTGCCGCTTTCTCTTCCGCTCAATAACCAAGCGGTTTGCCGGATTCGTACAGCGACTGGATTTCGGATGCGTCCAAGGCTGCGGCGTAAATCGTCAGTTCATCGATCGTTCCGTCCAAGTTGCGGACTGCGAACCAAGGCGTTTCGCGAAACGGTTGGCCCCAGTTTCCAATTTCGGCAGGACCGATTCGCAGCGAGTCCATCTGAAACTTGGGTTGAATGCGTTCGTCGCTGATTCGTTGACCATCGACATATTGCTGCACTCGCTTGGACGCAGGGTCATACACTGCGACCAAATGAAACCACTGCCCGCTCTTGGAGATGTCCCAAAATGGTTCGGTGAAGTACACATGATGCAGGCCAGCGTCTTTGACAACGCGTTGATCACGATCGTTGAAGAAGCTGACGCTCTGTGAATCATCAACCATCACAGAAAACATCAGCCGTCCGTCGTCGCGAATCTGCCAGTGGGGTTCACCGTTCTCGTAGCCGTCGCCCATGAACAACGCGCTGTAGCGTTGGTTGAGGTTGTCGATTTTCGCCCAACAAGCGAACGTGAATGCCTGGAAGTCACCATCGATTCGAGTGCGCACGCGGGATCCAGGTCGCTTGAAGTTCAGGCCTCGCGAAGCGGTTCCAAACCGTCCGGATACCAGGTCGACGGGGCCGACCAACAATCCATCTCGGGAGTCGCCGGTGTCGGCTCCGTTTCGAATCGTGCGTTGATCGAGTTCGGAGGTGGCGTAGTGGGCGATCAGCCGTTTGTCAGTTTGAATCGAACGCATCGACTCACGCCATTCTTCGTAGCGTTGCAGGGTTGCCGAACGGTCTCGTTGATACAAATCGGTCGCCGTGATCATGTGGTTGGTCTCTTCGCTGGAAGGCGATCCATGGAGAGTCCCTTTGTCGCCCGTGTGAAGATGCTGGCCGTCCAGCTTGCCGCCTCGCAACATGACTTCCCCATCGACCACTTCAACGCGAGCTGTGTCCGCGGTGACATCCATGGTGAATTCGGTGCCCAGATCAACAACTTCGGACTCAGCCGCCTTGACCAGGAACCCACGCGCCGCGGGTGGAACCGTCGCTCTCAACCGACCTTGAAGCACGCGAACCGACCAATCCGATTCAATATCCAAATTCGCGGGGCCTTCCACGATCAAGGTGGCGCCGCAGAAGAAATCGATCTCCGCGATTCCACTCTCAAATCGAAGGCGACCATTGGGCAAAACATCGCCGACCTTTGCCGGCAGGGAATCCGAAGGCCATTGAAGATCGACGGCACGCCGCAGCGTCGCGTGCCCCGCGATCTGCGATTCGGTGGCATCGGATTCGAAGTTCGCAATTTCAGTGATGGCAGGGGACGACAGGTGTTGCTTGCCCAACCAGTACGCCAGTCCACCGACCAGGATCAAAGCGGTCGCGGCAATCATCAGCGAACGAAACGCGAACACACTGGGCCAACGGTAGAGCGGTAACGTGATCTGCGGATCCGCATCCCGGGTTGAGTCGACGAGATTCGGAGTCGGGGACGCAGCGATCTCGTGAAGGGACTCGCTCAGATTGACCGCCTTCAAATACGCTTGTCGCGCTTCTTCACTCCCCTCAAGCAGGTCTTGCAGTTGGTCGAAGTCCTCCGCCGAGATCGTTTGGTCGATTGCTTGGTAGATCAGTTTTTGAATCGCATCATCCATGGCGAAGTTCCTGTTGCAGTTGTTTTTCGACGCATTGCTGGAGCGACGCACGCAAGACATTGAGTTGGTGATAGAGGCGTCGAGCCTTCTGTCCAGATTGTTTCGCAATGGAGGAGACCGATTGGCCAGGTGAGTGAACGCTCAGCACCAATTGGCGCTGAGATTCGCCGAGCTTTGCCAGGCAGCCTTCCATCGCGCGTCGTTCCTCTTCCAGTCGATCCAATTGTGGAAGGGCCGATGCTGCCAAGACATCCACCACCGAGTCGCGAAACACCAATCGGTCGCGACCCTGGTCTCGTTGCCAACTGAGGGTTTTGTAGCGAGCGATCACGCATGCCCAGCGAGCAAACTCGTCGGCTTGCCCAGAGTTCTGGGCTGCGAAGTCGTCAAACTTTCGCCAGCATTCGAGCGCTGTTTCCTGCACCACGTCTTCCACGCCGTCACGGCTTGGAAGCAGTGATCGCACGAACCGCCGAATCGACAAATCATGACGAGTCAGCAAGGCAACGAATTCGTTGTAGCGTTGCTCACGTTCGTTCGAATCGTCGATGCTGCTAGGCCGGTCGCTCGCCGCCATATCATGTTCCTCCACAAGGTCATTCCATGAGGACGCGGATTTACAAAGAAATTTGCAAACAACGGTGCCGATTTTCGCCGACGACGACCTACCCGGCGTCTTTCGCCCTACTTCAGGGTTTTCGCTGGTGGCATCTCAGATTGCATCGTGTCCCACATTGCCAATAAATCCTGCAAACGACTCGGGTGCGTTTCGGACAAGTTGTTGGACTCGCTGAGGTCCGCTTCAAGATTGAAGAGCTCGGTGGGTTGGTTTGAGCGAGCCTGGACAAATTTCCATTTGCCGTGGCGAAGTGCGCGAGCGCCGCGAGGCATTCTCCACCAAATCGTGCGATCGCTCTTGAAGGTGTCTCTGCCGATCCACGGCAAAACATTTGTGCCATCCGTTTCGAGCCGGGAGGATTCGCCGATAGCCAACGGCAGGAACGAAGCGGCGATATCGAGGCTCAGGATAGGAGCGTTTTCTTCCGCTCCCGCGGGGATCGTTCCAGGCATGCTCCACACCATTGGGATCCGCACGCCACCTTCGTAAAGACTGCCTTTGCCCCCTCGAAGCGGTGCGTTGCTGCTGGTCAATTCCGCGGTTGGGCCACCGTTGTCGCTGAAGAAGACCACCAGCGTTTCCTGGCGGAGGTTGAGATGATCGAGTGTCTCCAGGATTCGGCCAACACCGCGATCCAGTGCGATCAACATGCCGGCAAAGATTCGTCGCTGGGGATCTTGGATGTGTCGCATCGACTCATGGTCTTCCAGGGTCGCTTGCATGGGAGAATGCACTGCGTTGTAAGAGACCACCGTTGCAAAGGGGGACGAAGCGGATTGAGAGATGATTTCGACGGCTTCGTTGGTGATTGTGTCGGTCAGGTACTTCCAATCGTCGATCGGTTCGCTGCCATCGAGCACTGGATTGCCGGCGTCATACGCGGGTTCGTTGATTCGAGCGTAGTTTCCGCGAATCGTTTCGCCGTTTGTTTGAAACTGTCCTGCGGCAAGCGACGTGTCGCGAAGCATCGTCCGGACATTTTCAAAGGGAGGCCCTGGCACATAGTAGTGACCTTCGTGCAAGAAGCCGAAGAAGCGGTCAAAGCCTTTTGATGTTGGGACTTGGGATGGACGGGTGCCAAGGTGCCATTTGCCGATCAACGAAGTTCGATAGCCTGCCGCCTGGAGCTGCTGAACAAAGGTGGATTGTTCAGGTGGCAAACCCGCGTTGGGGTGACTGTTGCGATCGCCGGTTGGGTTGAGGTCGTACCCGAAACGCGATTGATAGCGTCCTGAGAGGAAACCAGCACGCGAAGGACTGCAGTACGACGACGTCACATACCCGCTCGTGCAACGAACGCCCGATCGCGCCAACGCGTCGATCGCAGGTGTGGGGATTTCATCGTCACCCATCATTCCAGTTTCACCATAGCCCAGGTCGTCGGCGATGATCACGACCAGATTGGGTGGGGAGGCCTTCGCAGGGTTTTGCATCCACGACAAGAAGCTTGCCAGAATCACACCGGCTGCAACTCGACCGACAATGGAGTTTGGGGGCAACGGTAGCATGAAGAGGCTGGGTCAGAGGGCTGGGTGGGGGAGTTTTAGTTTATCAGGGCCACAGGGCCACAGGGACTCAGGGACTCAGGGACTCAGGACTCAGGACTCAGGACTCAGGATGGTCGGCGCATGAAAAAACCGGGCGTCTGGGGGACGCCCGGTTCGTGTGTTTAGCAATTCGAAGCTGCGATCACTCGCCTTCGTTGGTGCTCGACGTGGTCGAGGCGGTTTCGCCGTCGCCGCCCAGCAGTGGGAACGATTCTTCGAGTGCCGAGACAGGTGCCTGCGACAGTTCTTCGAGTGCTTCGCGGCGGTAGTTGACTTCCGACTCTTGGAAGATTCGGAAACCGGTACCGGCGGGAATCAAGTGTCCCAGGATGACGTTCTCTTTCAGACCGACCAACTTGTCGACCTTGCCCGCCAAGGCGGCTTCAGTGAGCACCTTGGTGGTTTCTTGGAACGACGCTGCTGAGATGAACGAGTTCGACTGCACAGCCGCCTTGGTGATCCCGAGCAACTGGGTGCTGGCCGTTGCGCTCTTGCAACGTTTGCCCTTGGCAGGCGTGCCGCCCATCGCTTCGACTTCGGCGTTGGTTTGCTCGAACGCTTCCTTGGGCACGATGGTGCCTTCGGTGTAGTCCGTGTCACCTGGGTTGGCGATCTTGATGCACTTCTGCAAGTCCTGGTTGGCTTTGCGGAAGTGGAATCGGTCCATCACGCTACCTGGCAACAGGTTCGTGTCCCCGGCGTTCTCGATCTTCACCTTGCGAAGCATGCGGGCGATGATGATTTCGCCGTGCTTGTCGTTGATTTCCACACGCTGGCTGCGATAGACCTGTTGGATTTCGTGCAGCAGGTATTGCTGAACGGCTTCTTCCCCGGTCACACGCAGGATGTCGTGAGGAACCAAGGCCCCGTCGACCAGTGCTTGACCGGCCTTCACGATGTCGCCTGTGTGCACCAAGAAGTGCTTCCCGTGAGGCACCAGGTGCTCACGTTCGATGCCGGATTCGCTGCGGACGATGATCGTTCGCTTGCCCCGTTTGCGTTCGCTGAGGATTTCGACTTCGCCGTCGACTTCTGCGATCACAGCCGGATCCTTTGGCTTGCGAGCTTCGAAGATCTCGGTCACACGAGGCAGACCACCGGTGATGTCCGAGACGCCGCCCGTTTCACGAGGCATTTCGGCCAGGACCTTCCCGGGAATGACTTCGTCGCCTTCTTTGACCGAGATCGTTGCCCGTTCAGGCAAGTACTGAGCGTGAAGTGGGCGACCGGATTCATCTTCGATGACCAACTGAGGGTGCAAATCACCCTTGTGATCGATGATCGTCATCCGGGTGTTACCGCTGGCTTCCCGATCCAGTCGCATCGTTTCGCCTTCGACCACATCCTCGAAGCGAATCTTACCGGTCACTTCCGACAAAATCGGAATCGAGTACGGGTTCCATTCGCAGAGAACTTGGCCGGCGGTGACCTTGTCACCTTCTTTGACCATCAGCATGGCACCGGTTGGGATGTCATACGATTCGACTTCTCGGCCGCGATCGTCGACCAGCATGATCTGGCCGTTCCGCGTCAGAACGATGTCGCGACCTTCGGCGTTCGTCACGGCTTTCATTCGTGTCAGGCGAACTTCACCATCACGATTCGTTTTGATGTCCGACTCTTCGACCTGCTTGCTCACCGAACCACCGATGTGGAACGTCCGCATGGTCAGCTGTGTACCTGGCTCACCGATGGACTGAGCGGCGATGATGCCGACGGCCATGCCTTCTTCGACCATGGATCCGGTCGACATGTCCATTCCGTAGCAGCAGCGGCAAACACCCAGCGGTGCGTCGCAAGACATGGGTGTGCGGACCTGGATCTTTTCCAGTCCCATCGCTTCGATGTTGCGAGCGATTTCGGGGGTGATCATTTGATCCGCTTCCACGATCACTTCATCGGTGACCGGGTTGACGATCGATTTCAAGCTGACACGACCATTGATTGATTCTGCCAGCGAGACTTCGACCTTCTCACCACGGTAAACGACACCCTTGGTGATGCCCTGTGTGGTGCCGCAGTCATGCATGGTGACCACAACGTTTTGGGCCACGTCGGCGAGTTTCCGCGTGAGGTAACCGGAGTCAGCTGTTTTCAACGCCGTGTCGGCCAGACCCTTGCGGGCACCGTGCGTGGACGAGAAGTACTCGAGCACGGACAAGCCTTCACGGAAGTTTGCCTTGATGGGCGTTTCGATGATTTCACCGGTTGGCTTGGCCATCAGACCACGCATACCAGCGAGCTGACGAATCTGCTCGATACCGCCCCGTGCACCCGAGTGCGACATCAAGAACACAGGGTTGATGTACCAACCGCCTGGGCGAATGTCGTTTTCCATCGCCGTCATCATGTCTGCCGTGATGGCTTCCCGAGCGTGGGTCCAAGCATCAAGAACCTGGTTGTAACGTTCTTTGCCGGTCATCAAACCACGGTCATAAGCTTTCTTGTGCTTCATGACCTCTTTTTCAGCTTCCTTGATGAACTGCAATTTGGTGTCGGGGGTCACCAAGTCATCGGTCGCGAACGACAGACCACTGCGGGTGGATTCCCGGAAACCGGTTTGCATCATGTCATCGAGCAAGTGAATCGTCGCTTTTCGACCGAGACGTTGATAGCAGTCACTGATCGATTTCGCCAAGTCACCGCTACGCATGGCACGGTTGTAGAAATCCATCCCCACCGGCAGCATTTCGTTGAAGCGAACGCGGCCGGGAGTGGTGTCGATGACGGCACCGTATTCGCCGGTTTCGTCATCGGTTTTCAATTTTTGGTACTTCGGCAAACGCAATTTGATTCGCGTGTGCAATTTCACGACGCCTTGAGC
Proteins encoded:
- a CDS encoding sulfatase, coding for MFRLLLTLSLGLILQSTGLAAEKPHVLFIAIDDLRPELGCYGSPIAKSPHLDQLASDGLLFNRAYCQQAICRPSRASLMTGARPDTTGLYHNYVSLRELQPNILTLPEHFIANGYDAAYCGKIFHQGDTDDGRSWNRESVKRVAGIQKPRGPYALPENNKMKADNMKSMLAKYGEAARRGLAAGPAYEKADIADSGYVDGYNTELAIATLKEMVQEDEKPFFLAMGYKLPHLNWCAPSKYWDMYDANDIPMAEETNAPKNGAAMGLHASFELRTRAGIPKVGPLSPELSRTLKHAYLASVSYVDAQIGKLIAALDEAGVRDNTVIVVWGDHGWHLGDMGVWGKATNYEIATRVPLMIWAPDMQARGAQTDALVELVDIYPTLCDLAGIPVPAHTEGTSFQPLMNDPNQAWKKAAFSQYPNPALREWAANPLSQGMRETWFGPLIQQVENRIIEQQGSKWDRELFEQHLMGYTMRTDQYRLVVWQDHRDPGAPPIAVELFDHSRDPQETNNIADKEPELTKQLLAQWHAGWEAAK
- a CDS encoding LamG-like jellyroll fold domain-containing protein, which codes for MDDAIQKLIYQAIDQTISAEDFDQLQDLLEGSEEARQAYLKAVNLSESLHEIAASPTPNLVDSTRDADPQITLPLYRWPSVFAFRSLMIAATALILVGGLAYWLGKQHLSSPAITEIANFESDATESQIAGHATLRRAVDLQWPSDSLPAKVGDVLPNGRLRFESGIAEIDFFCGATLIVEGPANLDIESDWSVRVLQGRLRATVPPAARGFLVKAAESEVVDLGTEFTMDVTADTARVEVVDGEVMLRGGKLDGQHLHTGDKGTLHGSPSSEETNHMITATDLYQRDRSATLQRYEEWRESMRSIQTDKRLIAHYATSELDQRTIRNGADTGDSRDGLLVGPVDLVSGRFGTASRGLNFKRPGSRVRTRIDGDFQAFTFACWAKIDNLNQRYSALFMGDGYENGEPHWQIRDDGRLMFSVMVDDSQSVSFFNDRDQRVVKDAGLHHVYFTEPFWDISKSGQWFHLVAVYDPASKRVQQYVDGQRISDERIQPKFQMDSLRIGPAEIGNWGQPFRETPWFAVRNLDGTIDELTIYAAALDASEIQSLYESGKPLGY
- a CDS encoding sigma-70 family RNA polymerase sigma factor, producing the protein MAASDRPSSIDDSNEREQRYNEFVALLTRHDLSIRRFVRSLLPSRDGVEDVVQETALECWRKFDDFAAQNSGQADEFARWACVIARYKTLSWQRDQGRDRLVFRDSVVDVLAASALPQLDRLEEERRAMEGCLAKLGESQRQLVLSVHSPGQSVSSIAKQSGQKARRLYHQLNVLRASLQQCVEKQLQQELRHG
- a CDS encoding sulfatase-like hydrolase/transferase, with amino-acid sequence MLPLPPNSIVGRVAAGVILASFLSWMQNPAKASPPNLVVIIADDLGYGETGMMGDDEIPTPAIDALARSGVRCTSGYVTSSYCSPSRAGFLSGRYQSRFGYDLNPTGDRNSHPNAGLPPEQSTFVQQLQAAGYRTSLIGKWHLGTRPSQVPTSKGFDRFFGFLHEGHYYVPGPPFENVRTMLRDTSLAAGQFQTNGETIRGNYARINEPAYDAGNPVLDGSEPIDDWKYLTDTITNEAVEIISQSASSPFATVVSYNAVHSPMQATLEDHESMRHIQDPQRRIFAGMLIALDRGVGRILETLDHLNLRQETLVVFFSDNGGPTAELTSSNAPLRGGKGSLYEGGVRIPMVWSMPGTIPAGAEENAPILSLDIAASFLPLAIGESSRLETDGTNVLPWIGRDTFKSDRTIWWRMPRGARALRHGKWKFVQARSNQPTELFNLEADLSESNNLSETHPSRLQDLLAMWDTMQSEMPPAKTLK